From Aptenodytes patagonicus chromosome 1, bAptPat1.pri.cur, whole genome shotgun sequence, one genomic window encodes:
- the OLFM4 gene encoding olfactomedin-4: MKHTQVAVLLLMQSMIALAGTMAATEVTPLLNMTLPYLTQPSKVTGDLHTPPKLFANVSGSVDDEGTCQCSVYLPDTTFPVQKAEQLEIIAATLSEKFERELSQVREYSKMIELYQQQILNLTIRVEHMEKSSVSYAQLDFQLLKVEISDLERLVTQLKSSLVGSNVIVEQIYLEITNLTILVNELESLDKNNVLAIRRQIVSLQNRLKECEESTNKTTVPPYFPPGSCIHRGLLNVSQPYIVKLNWRGFSYKYGSWGRDYSPSNPEKEVYWVAPLNTDGRYLQYYRIYSSFDNLLLFKPMYESTITYGEGSGAALYNNYLYYHAYSSRYMVKHDLKTNTMVLQKELPDAVTGNRFSYAGVSWQDIDFAVDESGLWVIYSTENSMGNIVISKLNETTLDVLNTWQTRQYKPSVSNAFMLCGVLYATRPMSTRKEEIFYTYDTSTGQEGRISVIMDKKLDTIQSIDYNPTDQKLYVYNDGYLLRYDMTFQP; this comes from the exons ATGAAGCACACACAGGTGGCTGTGCTGCTCCTCATGCAAAGCATGATTGCTCTGGCTGGAACAATGGCAGCAACAGAAGTG aCGCCTCTTCTCAATATGACGCTTCCGTATCTGACTCAGCCTAGCAAGGTGACTGGTGACCTGCACACTCCCCCAAAG CTCTTTGCCAATGTCTCCGGCTCTGTGGATGATGAAGGAACCTGTCAGTGCTCTGTGTACTTGCCGGATACCACCTTTCCAGTACAGAAGGCTGAGCAATTGGAAATTATAGCTGCAACGCTCTCGGAGAAATTTGAGAGAGAGCTTTCTCAA gttaGAGAGTACTCAAAAATGATTGAACTGTATCAGCAGCAAATCCTTAATCTAACCATCAGAGTGGAGCATATGGAGAAAAGCAGTGTATCTTACGCACAACTGGACTTCCAGTTACTGAAAGTGGAAATCAGTGACCTAGAGAGACTGGTCACTCAGCTGAAATCCAGCCTTGTTGGAAGCAATGTCATCGTTGAGCAAATATATTTGGAG atcaCAAATCTGACTATATTGGTAAATGAACTAGAGTCACTGGACAAAAACAATGTCCTTGCAATTCGTCGACAAATTGTGTCTCTGCAGAATCGATTAAAAGAGTGTGAAGAGAGCACAAATAAAACTACAGTACCCCCTTATTTCCCACCAG GTAGCTGCATTCACCGTGGACTGCTGAATGTTAGCCAGCCCTATATTGTAAAGCTGAACTGGAGAGGATTTTCCTACAAATATGGTTCCTGGGGTAGAGATTACTCTCCCTCTAACCCAGAGAAGGAAGTCTATTGGGTTGCACCACTGAACACAGATGGGAGATACTTGCAATACTACAGAATTTATAGTTCCTTTGATAATTTGCTGCTGTTTAAACCCATGTATGAAAGTACAATAACATATGGGGAAGGAAGTGGTGCTGCCCTTTATAATAATTATTTGTACTATCATGCTTATAGTTCAAGATATATGGTAAAgcatgatttaaaaacaaacaccatGGTTTTGCAGAAGGAGCTTCCAGATGCTGTTACCGGTAACCGTTTCTCTTATGCAGGTGTATCATGGCAAGACATAGATTTTGCCGTGGATGAAAGTGGGTTATGGGTAATATATTCAACAGAAAATAGCATGGGCAACATTGTGATTAGCAAACTCAATGAGACCACACTTGATGTGCTAAATACTTGGCAGACAAGACAGTACAAGCCATCTGTTTCCAATGCTTTCATGTTATGTGGTGTTCTGTACGCCACAAGGCCAATGAGCACTAGGAAAGAGGAAATCTTCTACACATATGACACGAGTACTGGCCAAGAAGGTCGTATTAGTGTCATTATGGATAAAAAGTTAGATACAATCCAGAGTATTGATTATAACCCCACAGATCAGAAACTGTATGTTTACAATGATGGTTACCTTCTAAGATATGATATGACGTTTCAGCCTTAG